From Pseudomonas sp. B21-028, one genomic window encodes:
- the kefF gene encoding glutathione-regulated potassium-efflux system oxidoreductase KefF, with amino-acid sequence MILIIYAHPYPEKSLVNQAMLEHVASNPDVVVRSLYDLYPDFNIDVEAEQRAVDQAQLLVLQHPMYWYSSPPLLKLWIDKVLTHGWAYGKGSVALKDKSLLWAVTTGGEHDHFQIGGHPSFSVLAQPLHATAIYCNMRWLNPVVVHGAYAAVPDALHSQIEHYYARLASWKED; translated from the coding sequence TTGATTCTTATCATTTACGCTCATCCCTACCCCGAAAAATCACTTGTCAATCAAGCTATGCTCGAACACGTAGCCAGTAATCCGGACGTAGTCGTCCGCTCCCTGTACGACCTTTATCCGGACTTCAATATCGACGTCGAGGCTGAACAGAGAGCGGTCGATCAAGCACAGCTGCTGGTATTGCAACATCCGATGTATTGGTACAGCTCCCCGCCCCTTTTGAAATTATGGATCGATAAAGTACTCACTCACGGCTGGGCATACGGCAAAGGCTCTGTTGCCCTCAAAGATAAGAGTCTGCTGTGGGCCGTCACGACGGGTGGCGAGCACGATCATTTCCAAATAGGCGGCCACCCAAGTTTCTCGGTGTTGGCTCAACCCCTCCACGCAACGGCAATCTATTGCAACATGCGCTGGCTGAACCCGGTCGTGGTGCACGGCGCGTATGCCGCTGTACCCGACGCCCTACACTCACAAATTGAGCACTATTACGCGCGCCTGGCCTCCTGGAAGGAAGATTGA
- a CDS encoding 4-oxalocrotonate tautomerase family protein, which translates to MPLVIIKGIEGVFTEEQKAEVIHKVTEAMVSVEGENMRALTWVLFEEVKSGSWGIAGEPITAEKVLKLQAGE; encoded by the coding sequence ATGCCGTTAGTCATTATTAAAGGTATCGAAGGCGTTTTCACGGAAGAACAAAAAGCCGAGGTGATTCATAAAGTTACCGAGGCTATGGTCTCAGTGGAGGGTGAAAACATGCGCGCTCTCACTTGGGTTCTTTTCGAGGAGGTCAAAAGCGGCAGCTGGGGTATTGCCGGAGAGCCCATCACCGCAGAAAAGGTGCTAAAACTACAAGCTGGCGAATAA
- a CDS encoding alkene reductase — MNKLFTPYDLSGIALKNRVVMAPMTRTRTLNNIPNESNALYYAQRASAGLLITEGLPISDEARGYLYTPGIYEDEHLPGWRKVTEAVHAKGGKIFAQLWHVGRMSHLSVHGMVPVSSGTQPAVDTTVYAWIEPGKSGPVQPSAPRALETEEVKRVIADFVKSARMAMDAGFDGIEIMAANGFLFDQFLSSALNTRTDQYGGSIANRQRFLLETIDAIAAEIGGSKIGVRFSPFGRLYDFGVYEGEEETWMSMAAALNDRELAFVHLNYQPTILAAQTPPGFGAAFREVYKGTLMAAGGFTKEIAEAELAKGELDLIAFGTAYIANPDLVERMQNGWPLAEGDRATYYGVSDSIDKGYTDYPNYVNAAKPVPAKA; from the coding sequence ATGAATAAGCTGTTCACTCCTTACGATTTGTCAGGCATTGCGCTAAAAAACCGTGTTGTCATGGCGCCGATGACCCGCACCCGTACCCTGAACAACATTCCAAATGAATCCAACGCGCTGTATTACGCGCAACGTGCATCTGCCGGTTTGTTGATCACCGAAGGCCTGCCGATTTCCGACGAGGCTCGCGGCTATCTGTACACCCCTGGCATTTACGAAGATGAGCACTTGCCAGGCTGGCGCAAAGTCACTGAAGCCGTGCATGCCAAGGGCGGTAAGATTTTTGCGCAACTCTGGCACGTTGGCCGCATGTCCCACCTCTCGGTGCATGGCATGGTGCCCGTATCTTCGGGTACGCAGCCGGCAGTTGATACCACTGTGTATGCCTGGATCGAGCCTGGTAAATCCGGCCCGGTACAACCCAGCGCACCACGTGCATTGGAAACTGAGGAAGTGAAACGCGTCATCGCGGACTTCGTGAAATCTGCGCGCATGGCGATGGACGCCGGTTTTGACGGTATCGAAATCATGGCCGCCAACGGGTTCCTGTTCGATCAGTTCCTCAGCAGCGCCCTGAACACTCGTACCGACCAGTACGGTGGCTCCATCGCCAATCGTCAGCGTTTCTTGCTGGAAACCATTGACGCAATTGCTGCCGAAATTGGTGGTTCGAAGATTGGTGTACGGTTCTCGCCGTTTGGCCGTCTCTATGACTTTGGCGTGTATGAAGGCGAGGAAGAAACCTGGATGAGCATGGCGGCTGCGCTTAATGACCGCGAGCTGGCGTTCGTTCACCTTAACTACCAACCGACCATCCTCGCCGCGCAAACACCTCCGGGTTTCGGCGCCGCATTCCGCGAAGTCTACAAAGGCACCTTGATGGCTGCCGGCGGCTTCACCAAAGAGATCGCAGAGGCTGAACTCGCCAAAGGTGAACTCGACCTGATCGCTTTCGGCACCGCCTACATTGCCAACCCTGATCTGGTAGAGCGCATGCAGAACGGCTGGCCATTGGCGGAAGGCGATCGTGCAACCTACTACGGCGTCAGCGATTCGATTGACAAGGGCTACACTGACTATCCGAATTACGTTAACGCAGCTAAACCTGTTCCGGCTAAAGCGTAA
- a CDS encoding carboxymuconolactone decarboxylase family protein, with the protein MQDWKQTRQDINARLVQLNSMSPETLKGMASLGNAGAKTNHLDAKTRELISLAVAVTTRCDGCIAFHAAEAKKLGVTTEEVAEALGVAINMNAGAALVYSTHVLDAFDKS; encoded by the coding sequence ATGCAAGATTGGAAGCAAACCCGTCAAGACATCAATGCCCGTCTGGTACAGCTGAATAGCATGTCCCCTGAAACCCTGAAGGGCATGGCATCGCTAGGCAATGCTGGTGCGAAAACAAATCACCTTGACGCCAAAACTCGCGAACTGATTTCTCTGGCCGTCGCTGTCACAACCCGCTGTGATGGCTGCATCGCTTTCCACGCTGCGGAAGCCAAAAAGCTCGGCGTAACAACTGAAGAGGTTGCGGAAGCTTTGGGCGTAGCAATCAACATGAACGCAGGGGCTGCGCTGGTCTACAGCACTCATGTGCTGGACGCCTTTGACAAGTCCTGA
- a CDS encoding ACP phosphodiesterase produces the protein MNYLAHLHLGGQEPQQLLGSLYGDFVKGTFLGNFSARTAEAIRLHRRIDVFTDSHPLVRRALGRFPVARRRYAGIALDMFFDHCLARDWELYADLPLDVFSQKVYRLLKDEPALPERLAQVAPLIISEDWLGAYRDFSMIGHGLEVIALRLSQPEGLLGAYEELTGLYEPLSADFLEFYPLLWQYAQPGSELGKTSPIPIVNV, from the coding sequence ATGAACTACCTTGCACATCTCCACTTAGGCGGTCAGGAGCCGCAGCAACTGCTGGGGAGTCTTTATGGGGATTTTGTAAAAGGGACGTTTTTAGGAAATTTCTCTGCACGGACCGCAGAGGCAATCAGGCTGCATCGCCGAATTGATGTGTTTACGGATTCCCATCCATTGGTTAGGCGGGCGCTTGGGCGATTCCCTGTAGCAAGACGTCGCTATGCGGGAATCGCGCTCGACATGTTCTTCGACCATTGCTTAGCGCGGGATTGGGAGCTATACGCCGATCTGCCCTTGGACGTTTTCTCTCAAAAAGTCTACCGACTTTTGAAGGACGAGCCCGCGTTGCCGGAGCGCTTGGCTCAAGTCGCGCCGTTGATTATTTCGGAAGATTGGCTTGGCGCGTATAGGGACTTTTCGATGATCGGCCATGGGCTGGAAGTCATCGCCCTGCGCCTATCACAGCCAGAAGGTTTGCTGGGTGCATACGAAGAGCTGACAGGGCTGTATGAGCCGCTGAGTGCGGATTTCCTAGAATTCTATCCACTGCTGTGGCAGTACGCCCAACCGGGTTCGGAATTAGGAAAAACATCGCCAATTCCGATAGTTAACGTTTAG
- a CDS encoding Lrp/AsnC family transcriptional regulator — MTSSSKLPDRSSRLDRIDRRILAGLQRDATQPVTELAEQVGLSMTPCWRRIQRLEQQGFIKKRVAILDRTTLNAKVTVFIMIKTREHSIEWIDRFYQATRDMTEIVDIYRMSGEVDYLIRAFLPDIQAYDVLYKKIIGQLPVANITSMFAMEEIKSTSEVPLDFIPD; from the coding sequence ATGACCAGTTCTTCAAAGCTGCCGGATCGTTCCTCCCGTCTAGACCGTATCGATCGTCGAATACTGGCGGGGCTACAGCGCGACGCTACTCAGCCCGTAACCGAGCTCGCAGAGCAGGTCGGTCTCTCCATGACACCCTGCTGGCGCAGGATTCAACGCCTGGAGCAGCAAGGGTTCATCAAAAAACGTGTAGCCATCCTCGACAGAACGACACTCAATGCAAAAGTGACAGTGTTCATCATGATCAAAACAAGGGAGCACTCCATTGAATGGATAGATCGTTTCTATCAAGCGACTCGCGACATGACAGAAATTGTTGATATCTATCGGATGAGTGGTGAGGTTGATTACCTGATCCGCGCTTTCTTGCCGGATATCCAAGCCTATGACGTGCTTTATAAAAAAATCATCGGTCAGTTGCCTGTAGCGAACATCACGTCGATGTTTGCAATGGAAGAGATAAAATCAACAAGCGAGGTACCGCTTGATTTTATTCCTGATTAA
- a CDS encoding ABC transporter substrate-binding protein, protein MIFKRMGMRLLPALVLVGVVCGSSGVYAEGEGDGVWATAQKSGSIRCGTAEAPPYIMKDPATGEYSGFFVDACREFAEILKVKAVFVDTSWDNMIAGLQSRKWDLAPALTATPQRALSIVFSKNLSATESTFIYNHKNPKTNQPKSVADIDQPGVTIAVSSGTAQDKSLTAIIKNASIMRLPGPDEIRLAVMSKRADVIFDTSAANDLFAASHTDWAVVLKPAPAIDKKGVSFGLRRDTSYADLQVLDLYINDAVTTGHMDELIKKAIAHETK, encoded by the coding sequence ATGATTTTCAAACGTATGGGCATGCGTCTGTTACCGGCATTGGTTCTAGTAGGAGTGGTTTGCGGATCATCAGGCGTTTACGCCGAGGGTGAGGGGGATGGCGTGTGGGCTACTGCTCAGAAATCTGGATCTATTCGATGTGGCACGGCCGAGGCTCCGCCCTACATCATGAAAGACCCGGCTACTGGTGAGTATTCTGGTTTCTTCGTCGATGCGTGCAGAGAATTTGCTGAGATCCTGAAGGTCAAGGCGGTATTTGTAGACACCAGTTGGGACAACATGATTGCCGGCTTGCAATCCAGGAAATGGGATTTAGCACCGGCACTCACGGCTACCCCACAACGTGCGCTTTCTATCGTCTTTTCAAAAAACCTATCAGCTACCGAATCGACCTTTATCTACAACCACAAAAATCCAAAGACGAATCAGCCGAAAAGCGTTGCAGATATCGACCAGCCTGGCGTGACCATCGCTGTATCGTCTGGCACTGCTCAAGATAAGTCACTAACGGCCATCATCAAAAACGCATCAATTATGCGTTTGCCTGGCCCGGACGAGATCCGTTTGGCTGTAATGTCTAAACGCGCTGATGTGATTTTTGATACGTCAGCAGCTAACGACTTATTCGCTGCTTCGCACACCGACTGGGCTGTCGTTCTTAAGCCGGCGCCGGCAATCGACAAGAAAGGCGTTTCGTTCGGTTTACGACGTGATACCTCATACGCTGATCTTCAAGTGTTAGACCTCTATATCAATGACGCTGTCACGACCGGTCATATGGATGAGCTAATCAAAAAAGCTATCGCACACGAGACTAAGTAA
- a CDS encoding amino acid ABC transporter ATP-binding protein codes for MATANYLVEMKGLHKSYAGGVKPVLQGLDISMCPGDRVVVIGPSGGGKSTLLRVLMGLEDIDKGQLLFQGKNYITTDKFGRTVIDKEIRRNIGMVFQHYTLFPHLNILQNLTLAPIKVRGESKQSAELRARGLLTRFGLEAKEKAYPAHLSGGQKQRVAIARALMLDPKLMLFDEVTSALDPELVAEVEQVIMHLAEQSMPMVIVTHDMHFAKNIASRVIFCAGGVVVEDGPPEQVLGRPKEARTREFIQRVFHIGETAGVGRELSI; via the coding sequence ATGGCAACTGCAAACTATCTCGTGGAAATGAAAGGTCTGCATAAAAGCTATGCAGGTGGCGTAAAACCTGTACTACAAGGTTTGGACATTAGCATGTGCCCAGGTGACCGTGTCGTCGTGATCGGGCCGAGTGGTGGCGGAAAGAGTACATTGCTGCGAGTGTTAATGGGGCTAGAAGATATTGATAAAGGCCAATTGCTTTTTCAAGGAAAAAACTATATTACGACTGACAAGTTTGGCAGGACAGTGATTGATAAGGAAATCCGTCGTAATATTGGAATGGTGTTCCAGCATTACACATTGTTCCCGCATCTCAATATTCTTCAAAACCTGACACTTGCACCCATCAAGGTGAGAGGTGAATCAAAGCAGTCGGCAGAACTCCGAGCACGTGGTTTGTTGACGAGATTTGGGTTGGAGGCAAAGGAAAAAGCCTATCCAGCTCACCTGTCTGGCGGGCAGAAGCAACGAGTCGCCATCGCCAGAGCTTTGATGCTCGATCCAAAGCTGATGTTGTTTGATGAGGTGACTTCTGCTCTCGATCCCGAGCTGGTAGCTGAGGTCGAGCAAGTCATTATGCATTTGGCTGAACAATCTATGCCAATGGTGATAGTGACTCACGACATGCACTTTGCCAAAAACATCGCCTCACGCGTGATCTTTTGCGCTGGGGGCGTGGTAGTCGAAGATGGGCCACCTGAGCAGGTTCTCGGTAGACCGAAGGAAGCTCGAACGAGAGAGTTCATACAGCGAGTCTTTCATATTGGCGAGACTGCAGGAGTGGGACGTGAACTATCAATTTGA
- a CDS encoding amino acid ABC transporter permease, protein MNYQFDLFFIANGLWPLLKGLVVTLELTIAANIIGLTLGFIIALLVMSPNPILRWPFTLFIEFFRCTPALVQIVWFFYCIPIIFDVYIDALTMGILAIGLNLAAFNAEAYRAAIQGVQSNQYDATVALGLSPFQRTVYVVLPQAFRSALPVLVANGIGAFQQTALVAIVALQDLMYMGKILATDTYRPIEVFTVIALIYFAISFPVSQLVEYIERRRKAENS, encoded by the coding sequence GTGAACTATCAATTTGATTTGTTCTTTATCGCGAATGGGCTATGGCCGCTGCTCAAGGGATTGGTCGTAACCCTGGAGCTCACGATAGCAGCGAATATCATCGGATTGACCCTGGGTTTCATCATCGCGCTATTGGTGATGAGCCCTAATCCAATTCTCCGTTGGCCTTTTACTTTGTTTATCGAGTTTTTTCGCTGTACCCCTGCGCTTGTTCAGATCGTATGGTTTTTCTACTGCATACCCATCATATTCGATGTTTACATAGACGCACTGACTATGGGGATTTTGGCGATTGGGCTCAACTTGGCAGCGTTCAACGCGGAGGCGTACAGGGCGGCCATCCAGGGCGTTCAAAGCAATCAGTATGACGCAACTGTTGCGCTGGGACTTTCTCCGTTTCAACGAACTGTGTATGTGGTGCTCCCACAAGCATTCCGTTCGGCGCTACCTGTATTGGTTGCAAACGGCATCGGTGCATTCCAGCAAACTGCGCTGGTCGCGATCGTCGCCTTGCAAGATCTAATGTATATGGGAAAAATTTTGGCCACCGACACTTATCGACCTATCGAAGTGTTTACCGTCATTGCTCTTATATATTTCGCTATATCGTTCCCTGTATCTCAGCTCGTAGAATATATAGAGCGACGCCGTAAAGCGGAAAATTCATGA
- a CDS encoding amino acid ABC transporter permease gives MELDFSVVFDYKAALFFGLLLTLKLTAICVVLGCALGFLVAIARSSKSKILYGVSTVYVALFRGTPVLIQLFWMFFCLPLVLGVELSNLTCGIIALTLYMAAITSETFRASFSFVSKEQHDAGVALGLTYRVHTVYVLLPQALLRAAPTLLSNCTSLFKESALVSAVGMADLMFVSQNISNRTGHPVELLTAAAVIYFVIAFPITRAVTALERKILHTMAI, from the coding sequence ATGGAACTAGATTTCTCAGTAGTTTTTGATTACAAGGCCGCGTTATTTTTTGGACTCTTATTAACTCTAAAACTCACAGCGATATGCGTTGTGTTGGGGTGTGCTTTAGGTTTCTTGGTTGCGATTGCAAGAAGCTCCAAAAGTAAAATTCTCTACGGCGTCAGCACTGTCTACGTGGCACTGTTTCGCGGTACCCCCGTGTTGATTCAGTTGTTTTGGATGTTTTTCTGCTTGCCTCTGGTCTTAGGCGTTGAACTCTCGAACCTGACTTGCGGAATCATCGCGCTGACGTTGTATATGGCGGCGATCACCAGTGAGACGTTTCGTGCATCGTTCAGCTTCGTTAGCAAAGAGCAACATGATGCGGGGGTTGCTCTCGGACTGACTTACCGTGTCCATACGGTGTACGTTCTTCTACCGCAGGCGCTCCTCAGAGCGGCTCCCACACTGTTATCGAATTGCACTAGCTTGTTTAAGGAGAGTGCACTCGTCTCCGCCGTGGGTATGGCTGACTTGATGTTCGTTAGTCAAAACATATCTAACCGAACAGGGCATCCAGTGGAGTTGTTGACCGCTGCTGCAGTCATTTATTTTGTAATTGCGTTTCCTATTACTCGCGCTGTCACGGCCCTGGAGCGGAAAATTTTGCACACCATGGCTATTTAG
- a CDS encoding FAD-binding oxidoreductase encodes MTMFNGDRPFISGQESEINHSMWSATGGEKPESVILARQESCDVLIIGGGFNGVTAGLHCAERGARTILVEAQEIGSGASGRNAGQVNPGQFLSPEQILRALGPDYGQLFLKELGSAPDVVRQLIRDYGIDCAADERPIIRCSTSAQKTRELETQASDWQALGANVQMVYGSELEEMNGSSRYKAALIDHRGFTLQPLAYVRGLARAAVARGLRISTGSKVTSLEPSGTGWVATTGNTTIKADKVILSTNAYSNDLVPGFKEEIMPLGAFGIATADPLPPEWRERILPHYIAMWDTHKIPLWFRYDPVGRLHVGSIGFLPIHSEGDNWVNRAMKFVYPFAPTFKWGYRWSGTLGQTVDRLPHLVEPRPGIFATIGCNGRGIAPNAYFGKMLAKIALGDDVITPLPLRKSTKYPMREIALEAYDAGIRFYRNTLLFT; translated from the coding sequence ATGACTATGTTTAATGGCGATAGACCTTTCATTAGCGGACAAGAATCTGAAATCAACCATTCAATGTGGTCTGCGACCGGTGGGGAAAAGCCAGAAAGCGTGATTCTGGCGCGGCAAGAGTCTTGCGATGTCTTGATCATTGGCGGCGGATTCAATGGCGTGACTGCTGGGCTCCACTGTGCAGAACGCGGCGCTAGGACAATATTGGTTGAAGCCCAAGAAATTGGTTCTGGTGCTAGCGGACGGAACGCAGGGCAGGTAAATCCTGGTCAGTTTCTCTCGCCGGAACAAATTCTTCGTGCGCTCGGCCCGGATTACGGTCAGCTTTTTTTGAAGGAGTTGGGCAGCGCGCCTGACGTCGTCCGTCAACTGATACGCGATTACGGTATTGACTGTGCCGCTGACGAAAGGCCTATCATCCGCTGTTCAACGTCTGCTCAGAAAACACGAGAACTCGAGACCCAGGCCTCGGATTGGCAAGCCTTGGGCGCGAATGTTCAGATGGTCTATGGCTCTGAACTCGAAGAGATGAACGGATCGAGCCGATATAAAGCTGCACTGATCGATCACCGCGGATTTACGCTTCAACCGCTTGCCTACGTGCGCGGGTTAGCGCGAGCCGCAGTCGCCAGAGGTCTTAGAATTTCTACTGGGTCTAAAGTGACATCCCTGGAACCTTCAGGCACCGGATGGGTTGCTACCACCGGCAATACGACAATAAAAGCCGATAAGGTCATTCTCTCAACCAACGCATACAGCAATGATCTGGTACCAGGTTTCAAAGAGGAAATAATGCCTCTTGGTGCTTTTGGTATCGCCACTGCAGATCCGTTACCTCCTGAGTGGAGAGAGCGAATTTTGCCTCACTACATAGCCATGTGGGACACCCATAAGATACCGCTGTGGTTCAGATATGACCCGGTAGGGCGTCTTCATGTTGGGTCTATTGGATTCCTTCCCATTCATTCGGAAGGGGATAATTGGGTAAATCGCGCCATGAAGTTTGTCTACCCATTCGCGCCCACATTTAAATGGGGTTATCGGTGGTCGGGCACGCTTGGCCAAACGGTCGACAGATTGCCGCATCTCGTTGAACCGCGCCCGGGCATCTTTGCAACCATCGGATGTAACGGACGAGGCATTGCGCCAAATGCTTATTTCGGAAAAATGCTGGCTAAAATCGCACTCGGCGATGATGTAATCACTCCGTTGCCACTAAGAAAGTCTACGAAATATCCAATGCGTGAGATTGCATTAGAAGCCTATGACGCTGGAATTCGTTTCTATCGTAATACGTTACTTTTTACGTAA
- a CDS encoding FAD-dependent oxidoreductase — protein sequence MSVKSTEYSALDELASRVQTDLHVLRFPHDPWVLPQTHPSGKHVYDVAIIGGGQGGLAIAAGLLRERVDNIVVFDQQPKGLEGPWNNTARMRTLRTVKHLPGIDATLSSLAPQAWYTAKYGEEAWEELIKIPKGDWQEYLTWCRDTLKIPVENLTGVSKVIPEDKLFRLELNRFDGRGEISARDVVYTRRVVVATGVDGGGAWHVPKFISSALPKDRYASSGEHIDFSKLVGKKIAVLGAGASAFDNASTALEAGALEATVCIRRKDIQRINPQIWMAKAGFLNHYADMDNSLKWKYMRHMFRYNIPAPQDAYNRLSGLAGASVRTHAAWEGVKLVMDDGKEHVEVTLASGDKLNVDYLIVAVGFVNDFSLRPELSSIANDIALWQDKYSPAHGEEDAQISSHPYLGENFEFVEKRPGEAPYISKIFNFTYSALVSMGLSGSAISGFRYSVPRAVRGITKSLYLEDAEEIYNKFTDYAELEMVGVVPFNNSTQASKSFAD from the coding sequence ATGAGTGTGAAATCAACAGAATATAGTGCTCTAGATGAACTGGCGTCCAGGGTGCAGACCGATCTCCACGTTCTACGTTTTCCTCATGACCCTTGGGTACTGCCTCAGACGCACCCTAGCGGCAAGCATGTCTATGACGTTGCTATCATCGGGGGAGGCCAAGGCGGGTTGGCAATCGCTGCAGGTCTCTTACGCGAACGGGTTGATAACATCGTTGTTTTTGATCAGCAGCCCAAAGGTCTGGAAGGCCCCTGGAACAATACGGCGCGGATGCGCACTTTGCGTACCGTTAAGCATTTGCCGGGTATTGATGCGACATTAAGCAGTCTTGCACCTCAAGCATGGTACACAGCCAAATACGGCGAAGAGGCTTGGGAAGAGCTGATCAAAATTCCGAAGGGGGACTGGCAAGAGTATCTAACATGGTGTCGCGATACGCTGAAGATCCCAGTCGAGAATCTTACTGGCGTCTCCAAGGTCATTCCAGAAGACAAACTATTTCGATTAGAGCTGAACAGATTCGACGGTCGAGGGGAAATATCGGCTCGCGACGTTGTTTATACTCGCAGAGTGGTTGTTGCGACGGGCGTTGATGGCGGCGGGGCCTGGCACGTACCCAAGTTCATCTCATCGGCATTGCCTAAAGATCGGTATGCATCTTCAGGAGAGCATATTGATTTTTCCAAGCTTGTAGGGAAAAAGATAGCGGTTCTCGGTGCAGGCGCATCAGCATTCGACAACGCTTCGACCGCGCTTGAGGCGGGAGCGTTAGAAGCGACTGTTTGTATTCGTCGCAAAGATATCCAGCGCATTAACCCTCAGATCTGGATGGCAAAAGCAGGATTTCTTAATCATTACGCTGATATGGATAATTCCCTGAAGTGGAAATACATGCGGCATATGTTCAGGTACAACATTCCAGCTCCGCAGGACGCCTACAATCGCTTGTCAGGCTTAGCAGGTGCGAGCGTTCGTACCCATGCGGCCTGGGAAGGGGTGAAACTCGTAATGGATGACGGAAAAGAACACGTTGAGGTCACCCTGGCGTCTGGAGACAAACTCAACGTGGACTACTTGATAGTCGCCGTTGGTTTTGTGAATGATTTTTCTCTACGCCCGGAGCTTTCAAGCATTGCCAATGACATAGCACTCTGGCAAGACAAATATAGCCCGGCTCATGGGGAGGAAGATGCTCAAATTTCCAGTCATCCCTACCTGGGCGAGAATTTTGAATTTGTCGAGAAACGGCCCGGGGAAGCGCCCTACATTTCGAAAATTTTCAATTTTACCTACAGCGCGCTCGTCAGTATGGGGCTTTCCGGCTCGGCTATCAGCGGCTTTAGATATTCGGTTCCTCGCGCAGTACGTGGAATCACCAAGTCACTCTACCTTGAGGATGCTGAAGAGATTTACAATAAGTTCACCGATTACGCTGAGCTTGAGATGGTAGGGGTCGTTCCCTTCAATAATTCAACTCAAGCAAGCAAGAGTTTCGCTGATTGA
- a CDS encoding Rid family detoxifying hydrolase — translation MRDISTLLAPAAVGPYSQAVCHGEYLFVSGQLGIDPSKGELVAEDALLQMKQCLSNISAIAGAAGTDISKTIKTTIMVTNLGDFARLNEVYATYFSSPFPARATFEVSALPKGALVAVDAIVALD, via the coding sequence ATGCGAGATATTTCAACTTTGTTAGCACCAGCTGCCGTCGGCCCCTATTCGCAAGCAGTCTGTCATGGCGAATATCTTTTTGTTTCGGGACAGCTCGGCATTGACCCTTCCAAGGGAGAACTGGTGGCGGAAGATGCCTTGCTTCAAATGAAACAGTGCCTCAGTAATATTTCAGCGATTGCTGGAGCAGCGGGTACCGATATTTCGAAGACGATCAAAACAACAATAATGGTTACGAACTTAGGTGATTTCGCCAGGTTGAATGAAGTGTATGCGACCTATTTTTCTTCACCGTTCCCCGCTCGCGCCACGTTCGAGGTTTCCGCACTACCGAAAGGTGCCCTTGTCGCAGTAGACGCAATTGTCGCATTGGACTGA